ATCCCGCCGACCCCGCCGTCAGCCGTGAGGACACGGTCGACCCCGAGGAGGAGGCCGTACTGGCCGACTCCGTCGGGCTGGCCCTGCTGGTGGTGCTCGACACGCTCGCGCCGGCCGAGCGGCTGGCGTTCGTACTGCACGACCTGTTCGCCGTGCCCTTCGACGAGATCGCCCCGCTGCTCGAGAAGACCCCGGCCGCGACCCGCCAGCTCGCGAGCCGCGCCCGCCGCCGGGTCAAGGGCGCCCCGCTGGTGCCCGAAGCCGATCTGAGCCGCCAGCGCAGCGTCGTGGACGCCTTCCTGGCCGCCACCCGCGGCGGGAGCTTCGACGCACTGGTCTCGCTGCTCCACCCCGATGTGGTGCTCCGCGCCGACCAGGCCGTCGGGCCCACCCCCGCGCCCCTGCTCTTCAGCGGCGCCGTCACCGTCGCCAAGGGCGCGATGGCCGCCGTGCAGCGGGCGCAGTCCACGCAGCCCGCCCTGGTCAACGGCGTGGTCGGCCTGGCGATGGCACCGTTGGGACGACTGTTCCTGGTGCTCAACTTCACCATCGAGGAGGGCCTGATCACCGAGATCGACGTCGTCGCGGAGCCGGAGCGCCTCGCCGAGTTGGAACTCGCCGT
Above is a genomic segment from Streptomyces sp. NBC_01233 containing:
- a CDS encoding sigma-70 family RNA polymerase sigma factor; the encoded protein is MDDSSGLTERFEEHRSHLRAVSYRMLGSLAEAEDAVQEAWIRLNRSDISDVENLGGWLTTVVSRVCLNMLRSRDSRREDSIEAYPADPAVSREDTVDPEEEAVLADSVGLALLVVLDTLAPAERLAFVLHDLFAVPFDEIAPLLEKTPAATRQLASRARRRVKGAPLVPEADLSRQRSVVDAFLAATRGGSFDALVSLLHPDVVLRADQAVGPTPAPLLFSGAVTVAKGAMAAVQRAQSTQPALVNGVVGLAMAPLGRLFLVLNFTIEEGLITEIDVVAEPERLAELELAVLDA